A region of the Parasteatoda tepidariorum isolate YZ-2023 chromosome 7, CAS_Ptep_4.0, whole genome shotgun sequence genome:
attcatcgatcaatcaattttttttgaattaaaaattctgtaactCTTCAAACTAAGCAAAGAGCACAGtagcataaaaacaaaatcaacagtttttagcaaaattgattcgtatataattattattattttttttgtcgtatcgtaattaaaaataaaaaatccccttcaaaaaattataatcatggTTAGTTATAAGTTTGATGATATTTCTGTATTCCGTTCGCCCCcgtaattcttaaaataataggtacttcaatgctaaaaatatttttcaaggaaaACATCCATTCATCATTAAAAGAGATTTCTATCAgaatctcttttaaaaatgcagagcTATCATAAAACGCCTAtttgaagcaaaacaaaaaatataaatatctttatttttgtagcaaaatttttaagttaaacaattcattttattcaattaccatattttcaagaaaaagtaaagATTATTGTCGAATAGAAACCCTTTTAATTGTTGCATCATTATAACaagttttttggaaaagaaaaacgtaatagaaaccaaaacaaaaatctttcttGAAAGATATACAGCCAAAAaccttaatttaacttttttgcacctctgtatttttagaaaaaagttaccATAAAACAATGGCGTTCGTTAGAAatgctctttaaaaaatgcagataaaaaaattaagaaaataagttgAAACCGAAAAAATTGTACTGAATCTCTTTGTGTATAAGAAAAAAGTGTCAATAAATTAAGTCTATTGGAATCGTTTTGTTAACATGCTTCGCTTTAGGTAAAGCAGAAAATCAGgtttaaaatgaagcaaagaaaaaagttccttatttttaaaatatttagagttgaaaaaatgataaaatagacGTGCCTGAATATAATTAGGAGAAGAGAAAAAATCAGTATTACAAACTCATGGGTCAGTACATTATATCCCTAAATATTATTGGTGGGTACCTCTTGTAAGTCAATTTTGCAAcattagcaataaatattttttcccatgacttcaatttactttttattacatttgatctattataaaaagcaaaagcttaaagtaaattatattttttataaatccatttacctaaatattaagtaatatgtTAATTCTTCatagtaatacattttttatagttaaatctGGTACCAATTCATTAGAGGGCCCTAAAAACTTATTACCAAGCTTTTTAGGGACCTATTACTAAGCAACACCTGAGTCAATAATCTTAGATGTTCCAGATGTACAATGtacatatttaagttttttaaaaattagaataaacaaaaatgatacaAAGACTTAATTTCACGAAAATCATTTGAATTCATGTTGATGTTCGTCTGATTCACATATCTGATtttgattaatgaaattttccatAACTTAAATTAGTTTGTTTCCCAGTGAGGCTTCAAGTTATCATTGTTTCacttaacaaaatacaaatttttcttaaatcaaatttttttacccatttatttatccaaaatcatatacatattaaaaaatattgctaaatttcatattctatgtacaggaaaaaatttaatagatttagcAATTTTAAGGGATATACATTACaataagttaagaaatttatgtGCTTAAATTGTTCTTGTGTACAGATTAGTTTTACTGTTAGTGACATAGTTTGAGGCACtgaattacttaattataaaatttttattttctttccctCATAGAAATAAAACACTATGTCCCGTCAttagcttttatatttattaattttgaggaAAGTGGAATATCAATCCTAATATTGCACAGATCAGGGTCTAAAATAAATGACAGTTTGTTTGTTTTAGAccactaaaatttgattttaatcaaaaaataatcagtGGATTCCTGAGGCAACAAATTATTGTAAAGAGATGGTATGCTGTTTCGGTTTTAATGTTTTGTCTgcatttttgtcataaaattacatatttcctcataattttgaaaacacgttctttgcattgtaatttttcaattcaatttcctttaaaaatatcaaattaagaCACATAAACGTGTATATGACACATAAAAGTGTATAAGACCACATAAATGTGTATATTGTCTAGTAATATCTTTTAGTTACTGGTCCTTTGGACCAAAGAAAGTTTTCTTGATTTCTACCCCTTCATGTAATACAGTAAAAGTCTAAAAGactaattattgtaattaaatgaaaccaaaaatgTAGTAATCTTGCTTTcatatgaagaaattttttgaaaattgtttagatATAGTTTGTCTGAAGTAACAATTCCCTTAGCCATTCATCTGTGACCCATGGCAGTGACTATatcagagatgattgtgctccgggaaaaatccagattttcagattttttgctaATTGCGATCCAGAAATTTCCCGAAATCCAAGGTCCAGAAgcttaaataaatcattgattatgtataaaaactcttgtatattttatttagaaatggaatttatacttgacatatttttcatatgtaaatattttttctgatagaataataaatgtgattagagatagaagtaaacttatacataattattcatttaaattatactgcatataatttatttagaatttcatgatttgaaaatatctacggctaaaatttataaagaaattaactttttgaaatgcCTCATTAATGaattaactcaagaaatttgggctcacaattacccctgctatggtaacgaggtgtaattatttcaagtagggggtGTTGGGTCATTATTTAGGACAATTTTGGCTCTGTCTGGTCCATGAGAGAAAGGGAAACGTTTTCTTTGATccattgtgttagccctagaatGTAGaaaagctaccctccctgaattgcactattcttgtttccatagcagtaGACTGCCTCAGATTATGTGGCTGGGGCAGTTCTAactatagacaaactataactGTGTTTTGATGcagtttgttttgtttctattatttatgTACTTATCTTTCCACTTTAGTAATTTAAAGATGTCTTCTAAAAAGTCTCAGAAGAAGAAGTTAGAAGAGAGTAGCGATTCTGATTCAGGACCTGACGATGTgagttcataaaataattaatcttataCTTTGTGTTGATGCCTTCACTGAATAACAGGGTTGGCATTTCTTCTGAGTGActggaaaaattgaaaatgatgaaTGCAAATGTTTAGTGAGCGATCagtaatattagaataatttaaatttgagtcaggtttggcattttatttttcctggACATCTCTTTGAACAAACTGGTAAAAGTAGAAGAAATAAGACAACAtggttgaaattaaaaatgacaaattcaatTGTTCAGCAATAGACAtagtaaaaatagtttgaattttaataaaatttaatttagtatcaaaaagttaaattttttacaacgactctttaaaaaaaatataatttttataaaagcttcatacggaattttaaatttatgtatcatattatttaaaagtcagaaaagtgcttaattttcccttttcgaaaataagatttttgttctttaccatgttgatttttgccACGTATTAAACAAAAACGTGTTTTTCACATAGTTCAATTCAACGTTTTCGCAATTCAATCACAATTTATTTCAGCGTcccgtcggtccatagcgtatgaaagggCCAATCATTTTGCATATTTGATGAAATCCTTAAAAATCCACATGTCTGCTACTGAGCGCTGGAGGGtttggtgagattcttgcactctcatgtgtaATTCTGCTTcattgcaagatattctcaatttcaggcatTTTCCACCATCTGATCCAGGAACCGAAAAACCTCTTCatctttttataatggctaatataatcaagtaaaaagttcttagtcagaaactggttattttatcatgattatgtaaagtcttcgaaaattattttgcattttgttaatgcatgtactgcttaaaaatattttttgagcgcttgaaaagtacttaaaagatgctaattttttgttgaaagatttggtaTTAGAAATATGATAACTTGGCTGATGATTGCAAAcacattgaattaaaaaagtttaaagtgttttaaaaattgtttgtttttcgcTTTTCTGTATTGTTACCTGAAATAAATAAGTCTTGCATTTAAATCTTTCTTCGTATGATGTTGTTCagtcatttgaataaaaaatgtaattctcttaaaaaaattttttttgcaattgcagaaggcaatattttttttacgccTTATAAAGATACAATTTTTAGTATGTTACAAtcagggttggggttttggacgTCCTAANATTTTTTTTACGCCTTATAACAATACAATATTTAGTatgttacaattattatttcgtGGGGAAGTCtaaaatttgttgtaaaagTAATATCTAGTACTATGTCATTGTTGTTACGTCAAGATTTTATTGTCTAGAATTAAACCTTTAAAAACAGTTTGTCAGAAGAGATATATCAATATTTGTtcttataaagataaaaaaagaatgattaaagaagttaataattaagacataaaaaagggaattcggcttgaataaaacaaaatttctcaggatacaattaaaaaactggTTTTGGGCTTATTAAGGAGTCTGTCCAGTGCAAATTTACTACAGtctagcggtaccttcacaaatttaactgtaggaaaaacggtagtttcacaaaatacttttgaaaaagcaAGTTCTAATATCCCctgccttttaaaattttgttgttgtatCCCCGTAAAAACGATAAACCTATAGTTAATTAcgcatttttatttgcaatggaACCCACCCGTGGTTCGCTATTATGACCTAGTAGAATTCACTTCCCACACGGTTTGTAAGAAGAGCGCTTTTCCACCCCATGCCTGACTGAAAGCTTGCCAGGatcctgaaaattaattttagatattattctaaatatattctaatagaccttcattttttaatttaacatttttttctctgtgaaactTTTTCCTGTATGACCCAGTCAAAAATGTtctcaaaatgaagataacTGTCAGTGCTGTTACTGTTAAATGtatgtttctttaatttcaagttGAAGTTTAATTATagacaatgatttttatggatttttaaatttggatacaattttaagcctaaaattttacaatagcaaaattgtttttgaacgTATGAGAAAAATATCTGCAAAAATATAACAGTCATAAATGATTTGTATTTgtagtgacaatttttgaagatattttcttattttaccatatttttgtgttgatttgttaacagaatttttaaattttcacaataaatacCTCTTAGAAATACCTAGACAGAcccttgttattattttaacttaatatatatatatgtaattatagTTATGCAGTTACTgtcaataatactttttttagttgtatatgtcaaattttttcaGGTTAATCCTCCCAAGAAAAGCAAAACTGCTGCTAAACCAGCTCCAAAAAAGGCTAGCGCTAGCAACAGTAATGATGAGGACAACATGTTTCAGGTATTATTTAGGAAAATGCTGTCTCATCTTAGTTATTCTCTGTCTCCAacttatttcctatttatttctGAATGTTGAGATTGTTGCATTAATTTACATGTAAAGCCttgaataaaaaggaaaaaagatatTGTATTTATAGGGTTGCCACTCAATCAAGAAGAAAACCTGGAAGatacagggaattttaaaatcatctaaaataataggaaaatgcagggaattttgatttttcttttttacaaactggaaaaaatacagggaattttgtttcttactttcctctttttaaaaatggtgaccactcaatgTGTAATttatgggatatttaaggatgatactacatttactatagcattatttaagtatgttcagatgttccttttttttctctcaagttTTTTCAGGAATTAAAACTAGTATAGATAGTCTAATATAGCTCATACAAGAGCATAGTAATTGTGTTTCATCTTAATATAttctgtataatatatatagggaaaacacagggaattttcttttctagatTTGAGTGGTAACCTTGATTTATGGGTTTGCCAATATTCTAACGTGAGAGGGGAAGTAAGCATACGGTTGAGTCTCGATTGTGTGAGTTTCACATTAATCCGAGCCTAATGCACGCACAGCACATGGAACGATTACTACGATTGATTTTACGAAGATTACTATGACTGAATGTTGACAAgcaaatttgtatatttacatCTGAAACGTGAGCAcagtatgtttaaataaaaaacatacaattatttacaattgaaGTACTATTTATCTGATGctataatataatgaatattgtaACTTGGTGTAATGCAATATATGTACCctgaaattttctgtaaatatattaTCCATTTCAgttaaatactgaaatataaaaattgttttgtgttaaatagtttattaaatttaaagcattttttcaaaactttattaaatttaaagtatttttttagtaattcgAGATTGGCTTGGTCCCGTCCACCATTATCTTGGCTACTGTATTCTTGTTCAAAGTCTCATAAactttgatactttttttgataattttttttatttattgctgtttcttttttaatgggaggaaaaaaaaaatttgtttacttaaaaaaaaaaaaaaattcgctttaGATCTAGGCtgttattatacttttattgtgttttgcaaattttcattgcaagatattctcatttatttaattaaaaagacttttgtattctttaatttaaattcatatctaatgtttaaaattaattaattttattgaaatatattactaactttcttgataaaaagaatttagtgtCTTGAACTccaatattcatataaaaaagtaCTCTAATGTCTAAATACGTAGGCATACAGCCCTTCATTGGTCAACCTGCTGTCCAAATGGAccttcactcaaaaaaattGTGCATCCCTAATCAAGATActgaatttcaattatatttggGATTTTAgtctttattcaaattattatctgataaattttaaccttttgtaGCTTGCAAGAATGAGATATGTGAATGTGAGAGAGTTTCGAGGAAAGGTTTTGATAGATATCAGAGAGTTTTATGAAGCAGATGGAGAACTGAAACCTGgtaaaaaaggtataaaatattatgcatttagTAGCTTGttaatagtataaatttttatttatatcatttttatactttaaacattaataatagaGTAtctggaaagtcatggattttggcattgaacaaaatttgtcatgaaatgttatgattttaactatttttttaaaaaaataatggaaagtcATGGACTTAGTTCATCGaaaagtctaatttttaaaatggaattcttCCCTCCCCCCCAATTTTATAATGTTCCGATtactgaatttgtaacaaaatctccACTCAAAgtcagattttattaaaatataaaatgtttttatcgtgttctttaaaatttattgtgtttttttcttcaaaaaatgaagaaacatcatttctagagtgatttatcttttaaacttctttgatttcagaatttttttatttatttattatttttattttatcaatttaaaattcttctttagaCTTTTTATATTacgcttttaaaacaaaataaaacagctttaaacaACTGTATATATCGGACTGCATTtagttatttgcttttgtatttccCCCCGGCTATTTTaatgcttcaactctttctttgctctgttttttaagtttaaaatcaataaatatgaagatgtagagtataacagttttggttatacctatcatttcaattaatgttataatgctttatgaaatttattgttgtgttttcgttggagaaaatagtaacttcggtaagacatgaaatatttttggaattattcatagaaagtcatggatttgaaaatctaaaatgtagcagatgcCCTGTaataatcagaaatatttgttttaataatatttttattgatgtgtGTGGTatatcatttttgtaaattataaacatCTGATTTAATTAGGTTgctaaattaaacttaattgcaGCTGATTTTCAATTGcgttaaattcatttaatgacataaaagtttttttttttttaaattttttctccttctcaAGCATCTTTGctcattaacttaaaaatatttaaagggttCTTAAAATACACATTCAGCgacaaattgaattttgagTCTCGACTTGTACcaacagaatatttaaatttgtttata
Encoded here:
- the LOC107446816 gene encoding activated RNA polymerase II transcriptional coactivator p15; this translates as MSSKKSQKKKLEESSDSDSGPDDVNPPKKSKTAAKPAPKKASASNSNDEDNMFQLARMRYVNVREFRGKVLIDIREFYEADGELKPGKKGICLNTEQWQALKEKIDDIDDAVKRF